One genomic region from Mycobacterium basiliense encodes:
- a CDS encoding carbohydrate ABC transporter permease, which produces MGSAEWLLKRHVFRAAILYGALVAVAWCALFPIMWALSGSLKKGAEVSLPTLLPAHPQWSNYGEVFTLMPFWRMFLNTVVYAGCVTAGQVFFCSLAGYAFARLEFRGRDTLFVLYLGTLMVPLTVTVIPQFIIMRTAGWVDTPWAMIVPGLFGSAFGTYLMRQFFRTLPTDLEEAATLDGCSPWQIYWRILLPHARPAVMVLAVLTWVNVWNDFLWPLLMIQRDSIATLTLGLVRMQGEYVARWPVLMAASVLILFPLVIIYAVAQRAFVRGIAVTGLGG; this is translated from the coding sequence GTGGGCTCAGCTGAGTGGCTGCTCAAGCGCCATGTTTTTCGTGCGGCCATCCTCTACGGTGCGTTGGTCGCCGTCGCGTGGTGTGCGCTGTTCCCGATCATGTGGGCGCTGTCGGGTTCCTTGAAGAAGGGCGCCGAGGTGAGTCTGCCGACTTTGTTGCCAGCTCATCCCCAGTGGTCCAACTACGGAGAGGTGTTCACGCTGATGCCGTTCTGGCGAATGTTTCTCAATACCGTGGTGTACGCCGGATGCGTCACGGCGGGGCAGGTGTTTTTCTGCTCACTGGCCGGATATGCTTTCGCGCGACTAGAGTTTCGCGGCCGCGACACCTTGTTCGTCCTGTATTTGGGCACTCTGATGGTGCCGCTGACCGTCACCGTGATCCCGCAGTTCATCATCATGCGGACTGCGGGATGGGTCGACACTCCGTGGGCAATGATTGTGCCGGGCTTGTTCGGTAGTGCATTCGGCACCTATCTCATGCGGCAGTTCTTTCGTACACTGCCGACCGATCTCGAAGAAGCCGCGACGCTTGATGGCTGCTCCCCGTGGCAGATCTACTGGCGAATCCTGCTGCCCCATGCACGGCCCGCGGTAATGGTGCTGGCCGTGCTCACCTGGGTCAATGTGTGGAATGACTTTCTATGGCCGCTGTTGATGATCCAGCGCGACAGCATCGCGACGTTGACCCTGGGGCTGGTGCGGATGCAGGGTGAATACGTCGCACGATGGCCGGTGTTAATGGCAGCATCGGTGCTTATCTTGTTTCCCCTGGTCATCATCTATGCGGTCGCCCAACGTGCCTTTGTCCGCGGCATAGCCGTCACCGGACTCGGTGGATAG
- a CDS encoding ABC transporter substrate-binding protein, with amino-acid sequence MLDHPFRRRTLLRGVGVLTTASLAAWVAGCGSDVDDALTFFFAANPEEADARMRVIDGFARQHPDIKVRILLSGPGPLQQISTFCAGGKCPDVLMAWELSYAGLADRGVFLDLRTMLARDRSFATQLQSDSIAALYETFSYDGGQYAFPEQWSGNYLYYNRRLFGEEGVPPPPSGWEQPWTFAEFLDTARALTKRDAAGRVSQWGFVDTFVPSLSAGLFAMNNGVPWSTPRMNPTHLNVGNEAFIEGFQFYADLASKHRVAPSASEVQSMATTDLFSLGKAAMALGGHWRYQTFDRVDGLDFDVTALPLGPKGRKPCSNIGATGLAIAASSRHQEQAWEFVKFAAGPAGQALIAKTGLFTPVLRSAIDSAGFAQAHRRLDNLAVLTAGPAHSQGLPITPAWPKAHALMDRTFGPVLRGSRPATSLIAMSRAVDEVLSSP; translated from the coding sequence ATGTTGGACCACCCGTTTCGACGGCGGACCCTGTTGCGGGGCGTCGGTGTGCTCACGACGGCCTCGTTGGCAGCGTGGGTCGCCGGCTGCGGCTCCGATGTCGACGACGCGTTGACCTTCTTCTTCGCCGCCAATCCGGAAGAAGCGGATGCCCGGATGCGCGTCATCGACGGTTTCGCACGCCAGCACCCCGATATCAAGGTGCGCATATTGTTGTCCGGACCAGGACCTTTGCAGCAGATATCGACCTTTTGCGCCGGCGGCAAGTGTCCGGACGTGCTGATGGCGTGGGAGCTGAGCTACGCCGGATTGGCCGATCGGGGAGTATTCCTTGACCTGCGCACCATGCTCGCGCGCGACCGCAGCTTCGCCACGCAGCTGCAATCGGACAGTATCGCCGCACTGTATGAGACGTTCAGCTACGACGGCGGCCAGTACGCCTTCCCCGAGCAATGGTCCGGCAACTACTTGTACTACAACAGAAGGCTTTTCGGCGAGGAGGGCGTGCCGCCACCACCCAGCGGGTGGGAGCAACCATGGACCTTTGCCGAGTTTCTCGACACCGCCCGCGCGCTGACCAAGCGGGATGCGGCCGGGCGGGTCAGCCAATGGGGATTTGTCGATACGTTTGTCCCATCACTATCGGCCGGGCTGTTCGCGATGAACAATGGCGTACCGTGGTCCACCCCTCGCATGAACCCGACACATCTCAACGTCGGCAACGAGGCCTTCATCGAGGGTTTCCAGTTCTATGCCGACCTCGCCAGCAAACACCGGGTGGCTCCTTCCGCATCCGAAGTGCAATCGATGGCCACTACGGACCTGTTCTCGCTGGGTAAGGCGGCCATGGCGTTGGGTGGGCATTGGCGATACCAGACGTTTGACCGCGTCGACGGCTTGGACTTTGATGTCACCGCGCTGCCGTTGGGCCCGAAGGGGCGCAAACCGTGCTCGAATATCGGTGCCACCGGGCTTGCCATCGCGGCCAGCAGCCGCCACCAGGAGCAGGCCTGGGAGTTCGTGAAGTTCGCGGCCGGTCCGGCGGGGCAGGCACTGATAGCCAAGACCGGTCTCTTCACCCCGGTGCTGCGGTCCGCCATCGATTCGGCCGGATTCGCTCAAGCTCACCGCAGGCTCGACAATCTCGCTGTGCTCACCGCGGGACCCGCCCATTCGCAGGGCCTGCCGATCACTCCGGCATGGCCGAAGGCGCACGCTCTGATGGATCGCACCTTCGGGCCCGTCCTGCGCGGATCGCGGCCGGCGACGTCGCTGATCGCAATGTCGCGGGCCGTCGACGAGGTGCTCAGCAGTCCATGA
- a CDS encoding carbohydrate ABC transporter permease: MTAVQSGKAGFRPWRRRTWAGRLFVAPNLAAVVVFLVFPLGFSLYMSFQNWDLFGPPTFVGIQNFSNLFTSDPLFPIALRNTVVFTVGTVGPTLVISLFVAGLLNRKIKGISIFRTIVFLPLAISSVVMAVVWQFVFNTNNGILNIMLGWIGIGPIPWLIEPRWAMVSLCLVSVWRSVPFATVVLLAAMQGVPETVHEAAKIDGAGEVRQFFSITVPLIRGAISFVVVISIIHAFQAFDLVYVLTGANGGPEAGTYVLGIMLFQHAFSFLDFGYASALAWIMFAILLVLTVLQLRITRRRSWEASGGLS; this comes from the coding sequence ATGACAGCCGTCCAATCCGGCAAAGCCGGGTTCCGTCCGTGGCGGCGGCGAACCTGGGCCGGACGCCTTTTCGTCGCACCGAACCTGGCCGCGGTGGTGGTGTTCCTGGTGTTTCCGCTGGGATTCTCGCTGTACATGAGCTTTCAGAACTGGGACCTGTTCGGGCCACCGACATTCGTGGGCATACAGAACTTCAGCAACCTCTTCACATCCGATCCGTTGTTTCCCATCGCTCTGCGCAACACCGTGGTTTTCACCGTTGGGACCGTGGGACCGACTCTGGTCATCAGCCTTTTCGTCGCCGGCCTGCTGAACCGGAAAATCAAAGGCATCAGTATCTTTCGAACCATCGTCTTTCTGCCGCTGGCCATCTCATCGGTGGTGATGGCGGTGGTCTGGCAGTTCGTCTTCAACACCAACAACGGAATACTCAACATCATGCTCGGCTGGATCGGCATCGGCCCGATACCGTGGCTGATCGAACCCAGGTGGGCCATGGTCTCGCTGTGCCTGGTCAGCGTCTGGCGGAGCGTGCCGTTCGCCACCGTGGTGTTGCTGGCCGCGATGCAGGGAGTTCCGGAGACGGTGCACGAAGCGGCCAAAATCGATGGTGCCGGTGAGGTCCGGCAGTTCTTCTCCATCACGGTGCCGTTGATACGCGGGGCAATATCGTTCGTGGTTGTCATCTCGATCATCCATGCATTCCAGGCGTTCGATCTTGTCTACGTTCTCACCGGGGCCAACGGTGGGCCGGAAGCCGGAACGTATGTTCTGGGCATAATGCTGTTCCAGCATGCCTTTTCATTCTTGGATTTCGGCTACGCCTCCGCATTGGCCTGGATCATGTTCGCGATCCTGCTGGTGCTGACCGTGTTACAACTGCGGATCACCCGACGGCGCTCCTGGGAGGCATCTGGTGGGCTCAGCTGA
- a CDS encoding ABC transporter ATP-binding protein gives MASLSFDQVTRRYPGAARPALDGLDLVVGDGEFVVLVGPSGCGKTTSLRMVAGLESLDAGRIWIGDRDVTGVDAKDRDVAMVFQNYALYPHMTVAQNMGFALKVAKIPKNEIRERVLAAAKLLDLQPYLDRKPKDLSGGQRQRVAMGRAIVRRPHVFLMDEPLSNLDAKLRVQTRNQIAALQRQLGTTTVYVTHDQVEAMTMGDRVAVLCDGVLQQCAAPRELYRNPQNVFVAGFIGSPAMNLFTVSIVNSSVSLGDWRLPVPRDIGAMARGVVLGIRPEHFDVADFGVEMEVDVVEELGADAYLHGRITGAGEATNYPVVARTDGHDPPERGARVRLHPQPGRVHFFGVDGQRII, from the coding sequence GTGGCTTCGCTGAGTTTCGACCAAGTGACGCGGCGCTACCCTGGCGCGGCTCGGCCCGCATTGGACGGTCTGGATCTCGTGGTCGGTGACGGTGAGTTCGTCGTTCTGGTCGGGCCCTCCGGATGCGGCAAGACAACCTCGCTGCGGATGGTTGCCGGATTGGAATCGTTGGATGCCGGACGAATCTGGATAGGGGACCGCGACGTCACCGGTGTTGATGCCAAGGACCGCGATGTCGCAATGGTCTTCCAGAACTATGCCCTGTATCCACATATGACCGTGGCGCAGAACATGGGTTTCGCGCTGAAGGTTGCCAAGATCCCCAAGAATGAGATTCGCGAACGAGTGCTGGCCGCAGCCAAACTGCTGGATCTGCAACCTTATCTGGACCGAAAGCCCAAGGACCTCTCCGGCGGCCAGCGCCAGAGGGTGGCCATGGGCCGCGCTATCGTGCGCCGTCCGCACGTGTTCTTGATGGACGAGCCGCTTTCCAATCTCGACGCCAAACTGCGCGTGCAAACCCGAAATCAAATCGCCGCATTACAACGTCAACTCGGTACCACCACTGTGTACGTCACACACGACCAAGTCGAAGCCATGACCATGGGCGACCGGGTGGCGGTGTTGTGCGATGGTGTGCTGCAGCAGTGCGCAGCGCCGCGGGAGCTCTACCGCAACCCGCAGAACGTATTTGTCGCCGGATTCATCGGGTCCCCGGCGATGAACCTGTTCACCGTATCGATTGTAAATTCCTCAGTATCGCTGGGGGATTGGCGGCTTCCGGTGCCCCGTGACATTGGCGCCATGGCGCGAGGGGTTGTTCTCGGCATTCGTCCCGAACACTTCGATGTGGCCGATTTCGGCGTCGAAATGGAGGTCGACGTGGTGGAGGAACTCGGCGCAGACGCGTATCTACACGGCCGCATCACGGGTGCTGGCGAGGCAACCAATTACCCAGTTGTCGCACGTACCGACGGGCACGATCCCCCCGAGCGCGGTGCCCGCGTGCGGCTGCATCCACAGCCCGGACGGGTGCACTTCTTTGGGGTCGACGGCCAGCGGATCATCTGA